The sequence below is a genomic window from Haloferax mediterranei ATCC 33500.
GAAACGGGTCGGGTTCGAACCGCGCGCCGAGCGGTTCGAGGTTCTCCTGTACCCGTCGAATTCGCTCGTCGTCGAGGTCCGTCCCGAACATCGCGTCGACGATAATCTCGACGGTCAACCGCGCCATCTCCAGTTGCACATCGACCACGTCGCCGTCGTCCCACGACGACAGCATCGACTCCGTTCGGTCGGTCATCATCTCGGCCATCGTCGAGATGCGGCGCACGTCGAATGCCGGTTGGGCGAGGTGGCGTTGTTTCTTCCATGTCGCGCCCTCGCTCATGAGGAGTCCGTCGCCGAGCAAGTCGCCGATGGCGCGGTCCTGAAACTGGGGTTTTCGGAACTTCGACGCCTCGCTCACGAGCACCGTCTCGATATCGGCCGGGTTCGTGAGCATGTACGTATCGAGTGGCCCGAGGTCGAAGTGAATGACATCACCGTAGGCGTCCGCCACCGCCGTCAGGAAACTGAACGGGTCGCGGGCGTACTGCCTGCTCGCGCCGAAAAGCGGGATGCCCTTCGGTCCGGGAGGGGTCGAACTCATCGGGTATGTGTTGGTTCCAAGAGGTAAGAACTACACGGCGGAGGTGATTGGTGAGCGATTCGACGCGTCGGGTGCGCCGATAAAAACCTCCCGCAGGGGTGCGGCAGAGGCCCTATGCTCTAAATCGCCCTACAATAGCGTATGACGACACTTTCGACCGTGGCACCCGTCGCCTTCGGAGCGGGACTTTTCGCCTCCGCCGGAATCTTTCTCATCTTGGTGGTCACGCTCACGACGACCCGGCAGTGGTGGCCGCCGGGCGACAAGACGTGGGCGTACTACCTGCACTGGTCGCTCGTCGGCGTGTTCAATATCTCCATACTCGCCGCTGCCGTTCTCGACTGGAATCAGTGGATACTACCGAGACCGGCATCGCTCGTCGTCGGAGCGGTCATTTCGGCGCTCGGCACGGGAATCTTCGTCCGAAGCGCGAACGTGATGCAGTCGGACGAGGTTCGGGGCGTCACCGGCGACCTCTACACCGGTGGGCCGTATGCGTACAGTCGAAACCCGCAGTACGTCGGCATGATTGTCGGTGTCGTCGGATTCGCGTTGCTGACGAACTCGGTTTTCGTCGCCGTTCTCGCCACGGCACACGTCGGGTGGATTCTGTTGTTACCGCTCGCCGAAGAACCACATCTTCGCGCAGAATACAGAGACGAGTACGAGCAGTACACAGCGCACGTCCCCCGGTTTGTGGGCCGAACAACGATTCGAGAACTGACGAAGTGACCGGATTACGACCGGCTACACGGTCGCTCCCGTTTTCACGGCCGCGGCGGCTCGCCATCGTAGGCGTCGTGGTCGTTGTAGAAGTTCAGCATCGCGAACTTGAGTTTTCCCGGCGCGATGTCGACCATCTCGGCCCGCTCTTCGACGGGGAACGACCCGCGGACGCCGTATTTCCCCATCGACGAGCTCTCTCGCGTGTAGCGCTTGTCGGCGAGGATGCGCACACCGTAGTCGTTGGGCGCGCGAATCACGCGACCGAGGGCCTGTCTGGTCTTTCGAATCGTCGGAATCTCGACCGCATAGCGCCAGCCAGCATCCTTCTTGCCCCGGTAGACGCGGTCGTAGGCGTCTTGCACCGCTTCCAAGCGCTCGGAGAGATGCGGGTACGGAACGCCGACGACCACGACGGTTCGCGCGTCGTCGCCGTCGAAACTCACGCCTTCGGCGAGCGTTCCCCACAGCGACGTGAGAAGCACTGCGCTGTCTTTGCCGACGAACTCGCGTCGCATCTCTTCGGCTCGAACGCCCGGTTCGTCCAGATAGAGGTCGATATCGACAGCGGGGTTTCCGCGGAGACGCTCGTGGTAGCGCTCGGCCTCCGAATACGAGGGGAAGAACACGAGCGTGTTTCCCGGCGTGAACCGAGCGGCGTCGGCGA
It includes:
- a CDS encoding methyltransferase family protein, producing the protein MTTLSTVAPVAFGAGLFASAGIFLILVVTLTTTRQWWPPGDKTWAYYLHWSLVGVFNISILAAAVLDWNQWILPRPASLVVGAVISALGTGIFVRSANVMQSDEVRGVTGDLYTGGPYAYSRNPQYVGMIVGVVGFALLTNSVFVAVLATAHVGWILLLPLAEEPHLRAEYRDEYEQYTAHVPRFVGRTTIRELTK